One window of Sphingobacteriales bacterium genomic DNA carries:
- a CDS encoding DUF2200 domain-containing protein: MKTTPEHDQRIAKMIFASVFPHYVTKVESKGRTLEELYQVIEWLTGFDRKMLQEQIDQKVTFETFFKNAQLNPNAHLITGVICGYRIEEITNPLTKQARYLDKLIDELAKGRKMEKILRKG; the protein is encoded by the coding sequence ATGAAAACAACACCCGAACACGATCAGCGAATAGCAAAAATGATTTTTGCCTCTGTTTTTCCACATTATGTTACAAAAGTGGAGAGCAAAGGAAGAACATTAGAAGAATTATATCAGGTGATTGAGTGGTTGACCGGCTTTGACCGGAAAATGCTACAAGAACAAATTGACCAAAAGGTAACTTTTGAAACCTTTTTTAAGAACGCACAACTAAATCCCAATGCACATTTGATAACAGGGGTAATCTGTGGTTACAGAATTGAAGAAATCACAAATCCATTGACGAAACAGGCAAGGTATTTAGACAAACTGATTGACGAGTTAGCCAAAGGACGCAAGATGGAAAAGATTTTGCGAAAAGGGTAA
- a CDS encoding EamA/RhaT family transporter — MIALFFSVTCSTLIFVLLKIYGNHRIDSFQAIVANYFACVGMGILTAGNNLMPETGLQGKAGLYWLPLALLLGSVFIVGFRLVALTILQNGVAVASVAGKTSLVLPVVAAFFLYGDTFSLFKIFGVVLAVIAVLLTSVKQTLPAQKLGHRELLLPASVFLLSGLGEIILNFAQVHYLNEDLFHLFTTITFGMAGVWGTLYLFYKRSRPKLLTIFAGVVLGIPNYFSIYFLLQALHTTGWQSSVLFPVNNMATVGLSALIAWSLFREKLSFINLTGILLAILAIGMFLIKN; from the coding sequence ATGATAGCTCTGTTTTTTTCGGTTACTTGTTCCACGTTGATATTTGTGTTGTTGAAAATTTACGGCAACCATCGTATTGATAGTTTTCAGGCAATAGTAGCAAATTATTTTGCTTGTGTGGGTATGGGAATATTAACCGCAGGAAACAACCTGATGCCGGAAACCGGATTACAGGGAAAGGCAGGTTTGTATTGGTTGCCTTTGGCTTTGTTGCTTGGCAGTGTTTTTATTGTAGGATTTCGTTTGGTGGCCTTAACTATTTTGCAAAACGGAGTAGCAGTGGCATCTGTTGCCGGTAAAACATCCTTGGTTTTACCGGTTGTGGCCGCCTTTTTTTTATATGGCGATACGTTTTCATTGTTTAAGATTTTTGGAGTTGTTCTTGCAGTAATTGCAGTTTTGCTAACCTCAGTGAAACAAACCCTGCCCGCTCAAAAACTGGGGCATCGGGAATTGTTGTTGCCGGCTTCTGTTTTTTTGTTGAGTGGGCTGGGAGAAATTATCCTCAACTTTGCACAGGTTCATTATCTGAACGAAGATCTGTTTCACCTGTTTACCACCATAACCTTTGGAATGGCAGGTGTTTGGGGGACTTTGTACCTCTTTTATAAACGCTCCCGTCCAAAATTACTAACCATTTTTGCCGGTGTAGTTTTAGGTATTCCCAATTATTTTTCGATTTACTTTTTGTTGCAAGCCTTACATACAACAGGTTGGCAAAGCTCCGTTTTGTTTCCGGTCAATAATATGGCAACTGTAGGGCTTTCTGCTTTGATTGCCTGGAGTTTGTTTAGAGAAAAACTCTCTTTCATCAATCTGACCGGAATCTTGTTAGCAATTTTAGCAATTGGCATGTTCCTCATTAAAAATTGA
- a CDS encoding replication-associated recombination protein A, protein MFSNIPLAERMRPHSLNEFIGQEHLTASGGLLRTMIENKNIGSILFWGPPGVGKTTLANIIAKQLELPFFMLSAIDSGVKDVRNVISQAQQSGRALLFIDEIHRFNKAQQDSLLGAVEKGIITLIGATTENPSFEVIAPLLSRCQVYVLKHLNREHLEKILNQAIENDTYLKTKKISLLETEALLRISGGDARKLLNLLELVVTHIPEKAEIEITNKIVQHIAQQNIALYDKQGEQHYDIISAFIKSMRGSDPNAALYWLARMLAGGEDPKFIARRMLILSSEDIGNANPTAMVMANACFDAVNKIGYPECDLILAQTVIYLAASAKSNSTYTSIRAAQKMVETYGDLPVPLHLRNAPTKLMKELGYGDNYQYAHDFEGNFSDQEFLPQKIKGKSLYQPGNNQRENEIRRWLKEKWKNKYGY, encoded by the coding sequence ATGTTTTCAAATATTCCTCTTGCTGAAAGGATGAGACCCCACTCACTGAACGAATTTATAGGACAGGAGCATCTGACTGCATCCGGTGGTCTGTTGAGGACAATGATTGAAAATAAAAATATCGGTTCAATTTTGTTTTGGGGACCTCCCGGAGTAGGTAAAACAACGCTTGCCAATATTATTGCCAAACAGTTGGAATTGCCTTTTTTTATGTTGAGTGCTATTGACAGTGGGGTAAAGGATGTTCGAAATGTAATATCTCAAGCCCAACAATCAGGGAGGGCTTTATTGTTTATTGATGAAATTCACCGGTTTAATAAAGCGCAACAAGACTCTTTACTCGGTGCTGTCGAAAAGGGAATCATTACGCTTATCGGTGCAACTACCGAAAATCCCTCATTTGAAGTGATTGCCCCTCTCCTTTCGCGTTGTCAGGTCTATGTGTTAAAACATTTAAATCGCGAACATCTCGAGAAAATACTAAATCAGGCAATTGAAAACGATACCTATCTTAAAACCAAAAAGATATCACTTCTGGAAACTGAAGCTTTATTGCGGATTTCAGGAGGAGATGCCCGCAAACTTTTGAATTTATTGGAGTTGGTGGTAACCCATATTCCTGAAAAGGCAGAAATTGAAATAACCAACAAAATTGTTCAACATATTGCACAACAAAACATAGCACTGTATGACAAACAAGGAGAACAACATTATGACATAATTTCAGCTTTTATAAAATCTATGAGAGGAAGCGATCCCAATGCTGCTTTGTATTGGTTAGCCCGAATGTTGGCAGGAGGCGAAGACCCGAAATTTATCGCGAGGCGAATGTTGATCTTATCGAGTGAAGATATAGGCAATGCAAACCCGACAGCTATGGTGATGGCAAACGCTTGCTTTGATGCTGTAAACAAAATAGGATATCCCGAATGTGATTTAATTCTGGCCCAAACTGTGATTTATTTAGCAGCAAGCGCAAAAAGCAACAGTACTTATACTTCTATTCGGGCTGCCCAAAAAATGGTGGAAACTTATGGTGACCTTCCTGTCCCCCTTCATTTGAGAAATGCACCAACAAAATTGATGAAGGAATTAGGTTATGGCGACAATTACCAATATGCCCATGATTTCGAAGGCAATTTTTCGGATCAGGAGTTTTTACCTCAAAAAATAAAAGGGAAATCGTTGTACCAACCGGGAAACAATCAGCGTGAAAATGAAATCAGGAGATGGTTAAAGGAAAAATGGAAGAATAAGTATGGGTATTGA
- a CDS encoding PQQ-dependent sugar dehydrogenase — translation MLYLRFSLLLLFSVFCSLNSVFAQPTGLTLATFSTGYSRPVCIENCGDNRMFIVQQRGIIYITDMNGVKLTTPFLDITSLVNQSGNECGLLGLAFHPNYATNGYFYVNYTNGTDCNTSYVMRYTRSTGDPNIANPSSAFQIMTVSQPYSNHNGGNMEFGPDGYLYLGFGDGGSGGDPQGYAQNTMTRLGKMLRIDVDGGSPFVVPPTNPYVGVSGYLSEIWAIGLRNPWRFSFDPLNGSLWIGDVGQDGWEEIDYVPANSAGINYGWKCYEGNTVYSSGSCNINLTYTFPVLTYPSDNASGSGCSITGGFVYRGVQFGDMHGSYVFADYCSGKFWVANVDPPNVSPFSFTMVLDEANFQISTFGTDYLGELYVAALMSGTIYRVQSTNCAPLSKITTASPTETLCEGDNYLLEALTGQGFTYQWLLNGSDISGATNSSYLATETGVYTVRVIKNPSCFAVSNSVNLLFKEVPDPQISGESIVCNDGSTEYVYSVEDVPGFEYEWTITSGNGTIVAGQNTNSITVTWNNGEVGNISVEVINP, via the coding sequence ATGCTGTATTTAAGATTCTCCCTGCTTTTATTATTTTCTGTTTTTTGCAGTCTGAATTCTGTTTTTGCACAACCTACCGGACTAACCCTTGCCACTTTTTCAACCGGATATTCCCGACCGGTATGTATTGAAAATTGTGGAGATAACAGAATGTTTATTGTTCAACAAAGGGGGATTATTTATATCACAGACATGAATGGCGTAAAACTTACTACTCCTTTTCTCGATATAACAAGTTTAGTCAATCAAAGCGGCAATGAGTGTGGTTTATTGGGTTTAGCATTTCACCCCAACTATGCCACAAACGGTTATTTTTACGTAAACTACACGAACGGGACTGACTGCAATACCAGTTATGTCATGCGTTATACCCGTAGTACAGGCGACCCCAATATTGCCAATCCTTCCAGCGCATTTCAAATTATGACGGTTTCCCAGCCTTATTCCAACCATAATGGAGGGAATATGGAGTTTGGACCGGATGGATATCTTTACCTCGGTTTTGGAGATGGTGGAAGCGGAGGTGATCCGCAGGGATATGCACAAAATACCATGACAAGATTGGGTAAAATGCTTCGGATTGACGTAGATGGTGGAAGCCCGTTTGTCGTTCCGCCAACTAACCCCTATGTAGGAGTTTCGGGATATCTGAGTGAAATTTGGGCTATCGGACTTCGCAACCCATGGAGGTTCAGTTTTGACCCGTTGAACGGCAGTTTATGGATTGGAGATGTAGGACAGGATGGTTGGGAAGAAATAGATTATGTGCCTGCTAACAGCGCAGGAATCAATTATGGATGGAAATGTTATGAAGGAAACACAGTGTATAGTTCCGGAAGTTGCAATATCAATCTCACTTATACATTCCCTGTTTTAACTTACCCAAGCGACAATGCCAGTGGCAGCGGTTGTTCTATCACCGGTGGTTTTGTTTATCGTGGAGTTCAGTTTGGTGATATGCACGGAAGCTATGTTTTTGCCGATTATTGTTCTGGTAAATTTTGGGTAGCAAATGTAGATCCTCCCAATGTTTCTCCTTTTAGTTTTACCATGGTTTTGGATGAGGCAAACTTTCAGATCAGCACTTTTGGCACTGATTACCTCGGCGAGCTTTATGTAGCAGCCCTTATGTCTGGCACTATTTACCGCGTTCAGTCAACAAACTGCGCACCTTTATCTAAAATTACAACAGCTTCACCCACGGAAACCCTCTGTGAAGGCGATAATTACCTCCTTGAGGCTTTAACCGGTCAGGGATTTACTTATCAATGGCTGTTAAATGGATCTGACATTTCCGGAGCTACCAACTCTTCTTATTTAGCTACAGAAACAGGAGTTTATACAGTAAGGGTCATTAAAAATCCTTCTTGTTTTGCAGTGTCCAACTCAGTTAACCTTCTGTTTAAAGAAGTACCAGACCCGCAAATATCGGGTGAAAGTATCGTTTGTAATGATGGTTCTACTGAATATGTTTATTCGGTGGAAGATGTTCCGGGTTTTGAATACGAATGGACCATAACTTCCGGCAATGGCACTATTGTTGCAGGTCAAAACACCAATTCCATTACGGTTACCTGGAACAACGGAGAAGTTGGCAATATTTCTGTAGAGGTCATCAATCCATAA
- a CDS encoding cation transporter: MSASTNIRIQFLTVGVGITLLVLKFYAFQKTGSNAILTDALESIINVVAGIVALYSLILANTPKDKNHPYGHGKVEFLSAAFEGLLIFFAGLLICGKSVYNLFTPNELSSIDLGLILTAFAGGINYMMGWTLELRGVKTGSLTMVADGKHLKSDAYSSAGLVLGIAVIYFTGLNWLDNIVAMLFGGLIAFTGFKVMRHSIGGIMDEADDELNLKVINVLKTGKTENWIDIHNLRIIRYGARLHIDCHLTIPWYFTISQAHEEIDKFEKLLSESFNANVECFIHIDPCIPEACRLCLIKNCPERKHPFECEIEWVPENVLLNQKHGYQYWKT; encoded by the coding sequence ATGAGCGCATCCACAAATATCCGAATTCAATTCCTTACTGTTGGAGTAGGCATTACTTTATTAGTGTTAAAATTTTATGCTTTTCAAAAAACCGGTTCAAATGCCATCTTAACCGATGCTTTAGAATCTATTATCAATGTAGTAGCCGGAATTGTTGCCCTGTATAGCCTTATTTTAGCTAATACGCCCAAAGATAAGAACCATCCCTACGGACATGGAAAAGTAGAGTTTTTATCTGCAGCGTTTGAAGGATTGCTTATTTTCTTTGCCGGATTGTTGATTTGCGGAAAATCGGTGTATAATTTATTTACACCTAATGAGTTAAGCAGCATTGATTTAGGATTGATACTGACTGCTTTTGCCGGTGGCATAAATTATATGATGGGTTGGACCTTAGAGCTGAGAGGAGTTAAAACCGGATCATTGACCATGGTTGCCGATGGAAAACACCTGAAATCTGACGCATATTCCAGCGCCGGCTTAGTTCTTGGAATTGCTGTTATTTATTTTACAGGGCTTAACTGGTTGGACAATATTGTGGCGATGCTTTTTGGAGGATTAATTGCTTTTACGGGTTTCAAAGTAATGCGACATTCAATTGGGGGAATTATGGATGAAGCTGATGACGAATTGAATCTGAAAGTGATCAATGTGTTAAAAACAGGTAAAACAGAAAATTGGATTGATATTCATAATTTGCGAATTATCCGGTATGGGGCAAGGTTACATATTGATTGTCATCTGACCATTCCCTGGTATTTCACTATCAGTCAGGCTCACGAAGAGATTGATAAATTCGAAAAGCTGCTTTCTGAGAGTTTTAATGCAAACGTCGAATGTTTTATCCATATTGACCCTTGTATCCCTGAAGCATGCAGGCTTTGTTTAATCAAAAATTGTCCGGAGCGAAAACATCCCTTTGAGTGTGAAATAGAATGGGTTCCTGAAAACGTTTTGCTCAATCAAAAACACGGTTATCAATACTGGAAAACCTGA
- a CDS encoding cysteine hydrolase, which translates to MKLALMIIDLQKAYYQQESQKSIDSAVEYINAVLPWFRQKKYPVIWVQDVDTEDGVVPGEESFDLIDSLSPLEGEYFIHKHYGNSFNKTNCAEIILENKIDMVIMTGFCAEYCVLSTYRGALDRDLTPVLLKNGIASVSPENLKMVEDISNIISYGVLKKMFEDAK; encoded by the coding sequence ATGAAACTTGCATTAATGATTATTGACTTACAAAAGGCTTACTATCAACAGGAAAGCCAAAAATCAATCGATTCTGCGGTTGAGTATATCAATGCGGTACTTCCCTGGTTCAGACAAAAAAAATATCCGGTAATTTGGGTTCAGGATGTTGACACCGAAGATGGAGTAGTGCCGGGAGAAGAAAGTTTTGACCTGATTGATTCTTTAAGTCCTTTGGAGGGTGAATATTTTATCCATAAACATTATGGAAACAGTTTTAACAAAACAAACTGTGCTGAAATTATTTTGGAAAACAAGATAGATATGGTCATAATGACCGGTTTTTGTGCCGAATACTGCGTTTTGTCAACCTATCGCGGAGCATTGGACAGAGATTTAACCCCTGTTTTGTTAAAGAACGGTATTGCAAGCGTAAGTCCCGAAAATCTTAAAATGGTTGAAGATATAAGCAATATAATTTCTTATGGAGTGTTGAAAAAAATGTTTGAAGATGCAAAATAA
- a CDS encoding DUF1801 domain-containing protein, whose translation MNPEITKYNEQQSIIDKEICNLLANTICKELQDAEHKIWHAHPVWFINGNPIVGYSKLKDCIRLLFWSGQSFEEEKLQKEGKFKAAEIRYTSVSQINLTDLNKWLKKARTIQWDYKNIVKRKGQLEKLFK comes from the coding sequence ATGAACCCTGAAATCACTAAATATAACGAACAACAATCAATTATAGACAAAGAAATTTGTAACTTGCTTGCTAATACTATTTGTAAGGAGCTTCAGGATGCTGAACATAAAATCTGGCATGCACATCCTGTTTGGTTTATAAATGGAAATCCTATAGTGGGTTACAGTAAACTGAAAGACTGTATTCGATTGCTTTTTTGGAGCGGTCAGTCTTTTGAAGAGGAAAAACTACAGAAAGAAGGGAAGTTTAAAGCAGCAGAAATACGCTATACTTCGGTAAGCCAAATCAATCTGACCGACCTCAATAAATGGTTAAAAAAGGCGCGAACAATTCAATGGGATTATAAAAATATTGTGAAACGCAAAGGGCAATTAGAAAAACTTTTTAAATGA
- the thrC gene encoding threonine synthase, which produces MLFYSTKRQAAPTNFETVVMQGLPPDNGLYMPETIPKMPFEFWDEISGLSFPEMSFQIARTLLQDSLPPDVLKKIVGDAINFPAPVVQLTKQLRCLELFHGPSHAFKDFGARFMAKVMGYYVQQSSKTQYILVATSGDTGGAVAQGFLKTPGIEVIILYPSGKVSQLQEQQLTTLGNNITALEIDGTFDDCQRLVKTAFLDDELLSVLNLSSANSINLARLIPQAFYYLNAWAQVKNEGAPVMFSVPSGNFGNLTAGLLAWKMGLPIQHFIAANNANDVFTQYHQSGLYEPRPSVQTYSNAMDVGNPSNFLRILDLFEGDIHQIRSLITAYTFTDQETLLNIGEIYQKYNYTICPHTAVACLGALKYFQEHPNSDATCIFLATAHPSKFLDIVEPVIQKKIPVPENLAKLLDLPKKAKQLSAGFEDFKAYLMSLVKKA; this is translated from the coding sequence ATGCTCTTTTATAGCACGAAGCGTCAAGCAGCCCCAACTAATTTTGAAACTGTCGTGATGCAGGGGTTGCCGCCCGACAATGGCCTTTATATGCCCGAAACCATTCCGAAAATGCCCTTCGAGTTTTGGGACGAAATATCCGGACTTTCCTTTCCTGAAATGTCTTTTCAAATTGCCCGCACCCTGTTGCAGGACAGTCTTCCTCCTGATGTTTTAAAAAAAATTGTCGGGGATGCTATTAATTTCCCCGCACCGGTTGTTCAACTGACCAAACAACTCCGTTGCCTGGAGTTATTTCATGGACCTTCACACGCTTTTAAAGACTTTGGTGCGCGGTTCATGGCAAAGGTTATGGGTTACTATGTTCAACAATCTTCCAAAACACAATATATTCTGGTTGCAACTTCGGGGGATACCGGAGGAGCAGTGGCTCAAGGTTTTTTAAAAACCCCCGGCATAGAAGTTATTATTTTGTATCCTTCCGGTAAAGTCAGCCAATTGCAGGAACAGCAACTAACCACATTGGGCAACAATATTACCGCCTTAGAGATAGACGGCACTTTTGACGATTGCCAACGATTAGTAAAAACTGCATTTTTAGATGATGAATTATTGTCGGTATTAAATTTGTCGTCTGCCAATTCCATCAATCTGGCAAGGCTGATACCTCAAGCCTTTTACTATCTGAATGCTTGGGCTCAGGTAAAAAATGAAGGCGCTCCGGTTATGTTTTCTGTTCCGAGTGGAAACTTTGGCAACTTGACTGCAGGACTTCTGGCTTGGAAAATGGGACTCCCCATCCAACATTTTATTGCTGCCAACAATGCCAATGATGTGTTTACCCAATATCACCAATCAGGTTTGTATGAACCCCGTCCTTCGGTGCAAACCTATTCCAATGCAATGGATGTGGGAAATCCCAGCAATTTTCTTCGAATCCTTGATTTGTTTGAAGGCGATATTCATCAAATCAGAAGTCTGATTACCGCTTATACTTTTACAGATCAGGAAACCCTTCTTAATATTGGTGAGATTTACCAAAAATACAATTACACGATTTGCCCGCATACAGCAGTTGCCTGTTTAGGGGCTTTGAAATATTTTCAGGAACATCCTAATTCGGATGCTACCTGTATTTTTTTAGCTACCGCCCATCCCTCAAAATTTTTAGACATAGTGGAACCGGTTATCCAAAAAAAGATACCTGTTCCAGAAAATCTGGCCAAACTTTTGGACTTACCTAAAAAAGCAAAACAATTGAGCGCAGGGTTTGAAGATTTTAAAGCCTATTTGATGTCATTGGTTAAAAAGGCTTAG